In Mycobacterium sp. 050128, one genomic interval encodes:
- a CDS encoding AAA family ATPase gives MTDPGAGSGRLTLTARLNTSAVDSRRGVIRMHPNAVAALGIREWDAVSLTGSRTTAAVAGLAETAIPVSTVLLDDVTLSNAGLREGTAVIVSAVTVYGARSVTLNGSSLAIQSITSATLRQALLGKVMTVGDAVSLLPRDLGPGTSTSAASRALASAVGISWTSELLTVTGVDPDGPVSVQPNSLVSWGDGIPVGATAARPEPVAIADPAIGVDDLKGSQVQAGKLSEWLKLALDEPHLLKTLGATTNLGVLVSGPAGVGKATMVRAVCAGRRLVQLDGPEVGALAAEDRLKSVAAAVAAIRDGGGVLLITDADALLPATAEPVAALILAELRTAVATDGVALIATSALPDQLDVRLRSPELCDRELGLTLPDGATRKALLETLLKSAPTGELDLGEIAGRTPGFVAADLAALVREAALRAASRASADGRPPTLQQDDLVGALSVIRPLSRSASAELTVGTLTLADVGDMVEAKQALTEAVLWPLQHPDTFARLGVDPPRGVLLYGPPGCGKTFVVRALASTGQLSVHAVKGSELMDKWVGASEKAVRELFRRARDSAPSLVFLDEIDALAPRRGQSFDSGVTDRVVAALLTELDGIDPLRDVVVLGATNRPDLIDPALLRPGRLERLVFVEPPDAAARREILRTAAKSIPLSADVHLDDIAAELDGYSAADCVALLREAALTAMRRSIDAADVTAADLEAARKTVRPSLDPVQVESLRAFAKAV, from the coding sequence ATGACGGATCCCGGCGCGGGGTCCGGACGGCTGACCCTGACCGCCCGGCTGAACACCTCAGCCGTCGACTCGCGCCGCGGCGTCATCCGTATGCACCCGAATGCCGTTGCCGCCCTTGGCATCCGAGAGTGGGATGCGGTGTCGCTGACGGGATCGCGAACCACCGCAGCGGTGGCGGGGCTCGCCGAAACGGCGATCCCGGTGAGCACGGTGCTGCTCGACGACGTGACGCTGTCCAACGCGGGCTTGCGCGAGGGCACCGCGGTGATCGTCAGCGCGGTCACGGTGTACGGCGCACGATCGGTGACGCTGAACGGCTCTTCGCTTGCCATCCAATCGATTACCTCGGCCACCCTGCGACAGGCCCTGCTCGGCAAGGTGATGACCGTGGGCGACGCGGTGTCGCTGCTGCCCCGCGACCTCGGGCCCGGCACCTCGACGTCGGCAGCCAGCCGGGCGCTGGCATCGGCGGTCGGGATCAGCTGGACCTCGGAGCTGCTCACCGTCACCGGCGTGGACCCCGATGGGCCGGTGAGCGTGCAACCGAACTCGTTGGTCTCCTGGGGTGACGGGATTCCGGTCGGCGCCACCGCAGCCCGGCCGGAACCGGTCGCCATCGCGGATCCCGCCATCGGAGTCGACGATCTCAAGGGTTCCCAAGTGCAGGCCGGCAAGCTCAGCGAATGGCTCAAGCTGGCGCTCGACGAACCCCACCTGCTGAAAACCCTTGGCGCTACGACGAACTTGGGCGTGCTGGTGTCGGGTCCGGCCGGGGTCGGCAAGGCGACGATGGTACGTGCGGTGTGCGCGGGCCGCAGGCTGGTCCAACTCGACGGCCCGGAGGTGGGCGCGCTGGCGGCCGAGGATCGGCTCAAGTCGGTGGCCGCCGCGGTGGCCGCGATTCGGGACGGCGGCGGCGTGCTGCTGATCACCGATGCCGACGCCCTGCTGCCGGCGACCGCCGAGCCGGTCGCCGCCCTGATCCTCGCCGAGCTGCGCACCGCGGTGGCCACCGATGGCGTAGCGCTGATCGCCACGTCGGCGCTACCCGACCAGCTCGATGTGCGGCTGCGCTCCCCCGAGCTCTGCGACCGGGAGCTCGGCCTGACGCTGCCCGACGGCGCGACCCGCAAAGCGCTACTGGAGACACTGCTGAAATCCGCCCCGACCGGCGAGCTGGACCTCGGTGAAATCGCGGGCCGCACACCGGGTTTCGTTGCCGCCGACCTGGCCGCGCTGGTCCGGGAGGCGGCGCTGCGGGCGGCGTCGCGGGCCAGCGCCGACGGGCGGCCGCCGACGCTGCAGCAGGACGATCTGGTCGGCGCGCTGTCCGTCATCCGGCCACTGTCTCGTTCGGCCAGCGCGGAATTGACCGTCGGAACCCTGACGCTCGCCGATGTCGGCGACATGGTCGAAGCCAAGCAGGCGCTGACCGAAGCGGTGCTGTGGCCGCTGCAGCATCCCGACACCTTCGCGCGCCTCGGTGTCGATCCGCCACGCGGAGTGCTGCTCTACGGACCACCGGGCTGCGGCAAGACGTTCGTGGTCCGCGCGCTCGCCAGCACCGGGCAGCTGAGCGTGCACGCGGTCAAGGGCTCCGAGCTGATGGACAAGTGGGTGGGCGCCTCGGAGAAGGCGGTCCGCGAATTATTCCGGCGGGCAAGGGATTCGGCGCCATCGCTGGTCTTCCTCGACGAGATAGACGCGCTGGCGCCCCGGCGTGGGCAGAGCTTCGACTCGGGCGTTACCGATCGCGTGGTGGCCGCGTTGCTGACCGAGCTCGACGGCATCGACCCGCTGCGCGACGTCGTGGTGCTGGGCGCCACCAACCGGCCCGATCTGATCGATCCCGCGCTGCTGCGCCCGGGCCGTCTGGAGCGGCTGGTGTTCGTGGAGCCGCCCGACGCGGCCGCCCGCCGCGAAATCCTGCGCACCGCAGCCAAATCCATTCCATTGAGCGCGGATGTCCATCTCGACGACATCGCCGCCGAACTCGACGGGTACAGCGCGGCCGACTGCGTGGCCCTGCTGCGCGAGGCCGCGCTCACCGCGATGCGGCGCTCCATCGACGCCGCCGACGTCACCGCGGCCGACCTCGAGGCGGCCCGCAAAACCGTGCGTCCCTCCCTGGATCCCGTTCAGGTGGAGTCGCTACGCGCGTTCGCCAAAGCTGTCTAA
- a CDS encoding enoyl-CoA hydratase/isomerase family protein, whose product MSSDVVTDVDAGVAVVTLNRPELLNAYTAEMGSLLSRAYWECDENDDVRAIVVTGAGRAFCAGADFSGGATPFDSPQDIAGFSASPIDPPAFALRKPVIAAVNGHAIGIGLTIALQADIRILAEDAKYGVVQVRRGVIPDCMAHWTLAHLTNLGVAAEVLLTGRTFDGPEAVAYGIANRAVPAAQVLDTALEMARDIAVNVAPMSAALCKRLLWDTAIQGYTPRQVASLETQLHHRVMGTPDASEGVTAFFERRAPRFGSQVSRDWKALPEP is encoded by the coding sequence ATGAGCAGCGACGTGGTGACCGACGTCGACGCGGGCGTGGCGGTCGTCACGCTCAATCGGCCCGAGTTACTCAACGCCTACACCGCCGAGATGGGCTCGCTGCTGAGCCGCGCCTATTGGGAGTGCGACGAGAACGACGACGTCCGGGCCATCGTGGTCACCGGGGCGGGCCGTGCTTTTTGCGCGGGTGCCGATTTCTCCGGCGGCGCAACGCCGTTCGACAGCCCCCAAGACATTGCCGGGTTTTCCGCGTCGCCCATCGATCCGCCGGCGTTCGCATTGCGCAAACCGGTGATCGCTGCCGTCAACGGGCATGCCATCGGCATCGGGCTGACGATCGCGCTGCAGGCCGACATCCGCATCCTCGCCGAGGACGCCAAATACGGTGTGGTGCAAGTGCGCCGGGGAGTGATACCCGATTGCATGGCGCATTGGACATTGGCGCACCTGACCAATCTCGGTGTGGCGGCCGAGGTGCTGCTGACCGGGCGCACATTCGACGGGCCCGAGGCCGTCGCTTACGGTATCGCGAATCGAGCGGTACCCGCCGCGCAGGTGCTCGACACCGCGCTGGAGATGGCCCGCGACATCGCGGTCAATGTGGCGCCGATGTCGGCGGCGTTGTGCAAGCGGCTGTTGTGGGACACCGCGATTCAGGGGTACACGCCGCGGCAGGTCGCCTCGCTGGAGACGCAGTTGCACCACCGCGTGATGGGCACCCCCGACGCGAGCGAAGGAGTCACCGCGTTCTTCGAGCGGCGGGCCCCGCGGTTCGGCTCGCAGGTGTCGCGGGACTGGAAAGCGCTGCCGGAGCCGTGA
- a CDS encoding LON peptidase substrate-binding domain-containing protein — translation MELAMFPLEAALLPNQDLPLRIFEPRYVALVRHCVDAGEPFGVVLISRGREVGGGDARCDVGVLCTIEECVEQGAERYAVGCRTGERIRVSEWLADDPYPRASVQPWPDEPGAAVTVAQLVDIEDRMMALFERIAEARDTMLPDREVLLGPDDADAGQRLYTLATRIPIGAADRYAVLAAPSAADRLAALSEAVDAIAEMVEFQLSE, via the coding sequence ATGGAGCTGGCGATGTTTCCCCTGGAGGCGGCGTTGCTGCCGAACCAGGATCTGCCGTTGCGCATTTTCGAGCCGCGCTACGTCGCGCTGGTGCGGCATTGCGTCGACGCCGGCGAACCGTTCGGCGTCGTGCTGATCTCGCGCGGTCGCGAGGTCGGCGGCGGCGATGCGCGCTGCGACGTCGGCGTCCTGTGCACGATCGAAGAATGCGTCGAGCAGGGCGCCGAGCGCTACGCCGTGGGCTGCCGGACCGGCGAGCGGATTCGGGTGTCCGAGTGGCTGGCCGACGATCCCTACCCGCGGGCGTCGGTGCAGCCGTGGCCCGATGAACCCGGTGCCGCGGTCACCGTGGCGCAGCTCGTCGACATCGAAGACCGGATGATGGCCTTGTTCGAGCGGATCGCCGAAGCGCGCGACACCATGCTGCCGGACCGCGAGGTACTGCTGGGCCCCGACGATGCCGACGCGGGACAGCGGCTGTACACGTTGGCCACTCGTATCCCGATCGGCGCGGCCGACCGCTATGCCGTGCTGGCGGCGCCGTCGGCGGCCGACCGGCTCGCAGCACTGAGTGAGGCGGTCGACGCGATCGCCGAGATGGTGGAGTTCCAGTTGTCGGAGTAG
- a CDS encoding SDR family NAD(P)-dependent oxidoreductase: protein MSERRTALQVVDGIDLSGKACVITGASSGLGRESARALAAAGAHVILAARNRDALAETAQWVRAEVPDATASAVELDLTVLSSVRAAAKAISDIAPAVHVLMNNAGVMFTPFGRTQDGFELQIGTNHFGHFELTRLLVPQLTAARGARVVILSSGGHVMGDVDFGDPNWERRDYDKFVAYGAAKTANILHAIEADRRLCHLGIRAYAVHPGTVATSLARYMSRADFSNLRKLVVDNSALRGETSDGRLDFSTPEQGAATQVWAAVSPDLADRGALYLEGCGISENVAPYASDGQRAAEFWLLSEQICAGV, encoded by the coding sequence ATGAGCGAACGTCGGACCGCGCTGCAGGTCGTCGATGGAATCGACCTGTCCGGCAAGGCATGTGTGATCACCGGCGCCTCGTCAGGTCTGGGCCGGGAGTCGGCGCGGGCGCTGGCCGCCGCGGGTGCCCACGTGATCCTGGCCGCCCGCAACCGGGATGCGCTGGCCGAAACCGCCCAATGGGTGCGGGCCGAAGTACCGGACGCGACGGCCTCCGCCGTCGAGCTCGACCTCACCGTGCTGTCCAGCGTTCGTGCGGCGGCGAAGGCGATCAGCGACATCGCGCCGGCGGTGCATGTGCTGATGAACAACGCCGGCGTCATGTTCACCCCGTTCGGCCGCACCCAGGACGGGTTCGAATTGCAGATCGGGACAAACCATTTCGGGCACTTCGAGCTGACCCGGTTGCTGGTCCCGCAGCTGACCGCCGCGCGGGGCGCCCGGGTGGTGATCCTGTCTTCCGGGGGTCACGTGATGGGCGACGTCGACTTCGGCGATCCGAACTGGGAGCGTCGCGACTACGACAAGTTCGTGGCGTACGGCGCCGCCAAGACGGCGAACATCCTGCACGCGATCGAAGCCGATCGGCGGTTGTGCCACTTGGGGATTCGCGCCTACGCCGTGCATCCCGGCACCGTCGCCACTTCGCTGGCGCGATACATGTCGCGCGCGGACTTCTCTAACCTTCGCAAGCTCGTCGTGGACAACAGCGCACTGCGCGGCGAGACCAGCGACGGCCGTCTCGACTTCTCCACTCCCGAGCAGGGTGCGGCCACCCAGGTGTGGGCCGCGGTGAGCCCCGATCTGGCCGACCGCGGCGCGCTGTACCTGGAAGGCTGCGGAATCAGCGAAAACGTCGCCCCGTACGCGAGTGACGGACAGCGCGCCGCCGAATTCTGGCTGCTCTCCGAGCAGATATGCGCCGGCGTGTGA
- a CDS encoding acyl-CoA dehydrogenase family protein gives MLEATTARELLELSPVHTRLRARARDVAARWSDRSGEIRQHLLDRHEMHPQLWASFCEHGWPGLVLPAEYGGAEGGLLGMSLVLEAFAERGIVLWMPVLSSAIAHAIAEAGPQSASRQWCTRVARGQTLLALAATESHSGHNIFRTRTEIHCDGDHFVVNGVKQITSGLDVVDRVLVFGRAASGDASKGHTMVLVDPNSPGVTIRELPMRYREGVRQYQLELDGVIVAADGLIGTEGNGLAAMWPFTAVERVLTAALCLGSAAYALTSAIGRARERVISGTAPIGANQAIAHPLANLHARLAAVRLFMYRTASRFDAGVDAYAVAGEANMAKVLTADLAFDSYDHTMQVMGVDAWDERQGWIDNYLDARLSRSGPVSNEFALNFIAEHILGLPAHT, from the coding sequence ATGCTGGAAGCTACGACGGCACGTGAATTACTCGAACTCTCCCCGGTCCACACCCGGCTGCGTGCGCGAGCGCGCGATGTTGCGGCGCGGTGGTCGGACCGGTCGGGCGAGATCCGACAGCATCTGCTGGATCGCCATGAGATGCACCCGCAATTGTGGGCCAGCTTCTGCGAGCACGGCTGGCCCGGATTGGTGCTACCCGCCGAATATGGTGGGGCCGAGGGCGGGCTGCTCGGCATGAGTCTTGTCCTCGAGGCATTCGCCGAACGCGGGATCGTGCTGTGGATGCCGGTGCTGTCCTCGGCGATCGCGCATGCTATCGCCGAGGCCGGTCCGCAGTCGGCTAGTCGGCAGTGGTGTACGCGGGTTGCCCGTGGACAGACGTTGCTTGCCCTGGCCGCAACCGAGTCACACAGCGGCCACAACATCTTCCGCACCAGGACCGAGATCCACTGCGACGGGGACCATTTCGTGGTCAACGGCGTCAAGCAGATCACGTCCGGCCTGGACGTGGTGGATCGCGTGCTGGTGTTCGGCCGTGCGGCGTCCGGCGATGCATCGAAGGGCCACACGATGGTCCTGGTGGACCCGAACTCGCCCGGGGTGACGATCCGCGAGCTGCCGATGCGCTATCGCGAAGGCGTCCGGCAATATCAGCTCGAACTCGACGGTGTCATCGTTGCGGCGGACGGCCTGATCGGCACCGAGGGCAACGGCCTGGCAGCCATGTGGCCGTTCACCGCGGTGGAGCGCGTCCTGACCGCCGCACTATGCCTGGGGAGCGCGGCATACGCCCTGACGTCCGCGATCGGCCGTGCGCGGGAACGTGTCATCTCGGGCACTGCGCCGATCGGCGCCAACCAGGCGATCGCGCACCCGTTGGCCAACCTGCACGCCCGGCTCGCGGCGGTTCGGCTGTTCATGTACCGGACCGCCTCGCGGTTCGACGCGGGTGTGGACGCGTATGCCGTTGCGGGCGAGGCGAATATGGCGAAGGTGCTCACCGCCGACCTCGCGTTCGACAGCTACGACCACACCATGCAGGTGATGGGGGTCGATGCATGGGATGAGCGCCAGGGCTGGATCGACAACTACCTCGATGCCCGGCTTTCGCGATCCGGCCCGGTCAGCAACGAGTTCGCCCTCAATTTCATCGCCGAACATATCCTGGGCCTGCCGGCACACACGTAA
- a CDS encoding TIGR03617 family F420-dependent LLM class oxidoreductase → MKVHLQVNGSPTGASASAAEIVETGADGLFTFEGQHDVFFPLLIAANETNLDLMTNVAIAAPRSPLHMAHAAYDLQVYSGGRFRLGLGSQIKVHIEKRYGSTWHRPAARMAETIAAIKAIFAAWEGQSPLNFRGEFFTHTLMAPNFNPGPNPFGPPPVLMGALGPIMTRTAGEVADGLLVMPFNSARHFVDHTVPAINEGLRRSQRSANDFQVVAQAMVAVGSNEGDLAAAVDGVASLIAFYGSTPAYLPVLEAEGWAEVQPELNALSKQGRFAEMRALITDDMVARIGIVGTPEQCAQQIAQRFGDHVDEVCCYFPYYTPVNADLAGLIDALHRRPARR, encoded by the coding sequence GTGAAAGTACATCTGCAAGTAAACGGATCGCCCACCGGTGCGTCGGCGAGTGCGGCCGAGATCGTCGAGACGGGTGCCGACGGCCTGTTCACCTTCGAGGGTCAGCACGATGTGTTCTTTCCGCTGCTCATCGCGGCCAACGAGACCAACCTGGACTTGATGACCAATGTCGCGATCGCCGCGCCGCGCAGTCCGCTGCACATGGCGCACGCCGCCTACGATTTGCAGGTTTACAGCGGCGGCAGGTTCCGGCTCGGGCTGGGCTCGCAGATCAAGGTCCACATCGAAAAGCGCTACGGCAGCACCTGGCATCGGCCGGCGGCGCGGATGGCCGAAACCATCGCGGCGATCAAGGCGATCTTCGCGGCGTGGGAAGGCCAGTCCCCGTTGAACTTTCGTGGCGAGTTCTTCACCCACACCCTGATGGCGCCCAATTTCAACCCTGGCCCGAACCCGTTCGGGCCGCCGCCGGTGTTGATGGGGGCATTGGGCCCGATCATGACGCGCACCGCCGGCGAAGTCGCCGACGGCCTGCTGGTCATGCCGTTCAACAGCGCCCGCCACTTCGTCGACCACACCGTCCCCGCGATCAACGAGGGACTTCGCCGTTCGCAGCGCTCCGCCAACGATTTTCAGGTGGTCGCCCAGGCCATGGTCGCGGTCGGCAGCAACGAGGGGGACCTGGCGGCCGCGGTCGACGGCGTCGCGTCGCTGATCGCCTTCTACGGATCCACACCGGCCTACCTGCCGGTGCTCGAGGCGGAGGGCTGGGCGGAGGTCCAGCCGGAGCTCAACGCGCTGTCCAAGCAGGGCCGCTTTGCCGAGATGCGCGCCCTGATCACCGACGACATGGTGGCCCGGATCGGAATCGTCGGGACACCGGAGCAATGCGCGCAGCAGATCGCGCAGCGGTTCGGCGATCACGTCGACGAAGTGTGTTGCTACTTCCCCTACTACACACCGGTCAACGCGGACCTTGCCGGCCTGATCGACGCCCTGCACCGCAGGCCCGCGCGGCGATGA
- the pssA gene encoding CDP-diacylglycerol--serine O-phosphatidyltransferase: MTNKIRGRAVNLQILPSAMTVLSICAGLTSIKFALEHQPKAAMALIAAAAILDGLDGRVARILDAQSRMGEEIDSLADAVNFGVTPAIVLYVTLLSTSPAGWIVVLLYAVCVVLRLARFNALQDDGSRPAYAHEFFVGMPAPAGAISMIGLIGLKLQFGDGWWSSTVFLCLWITGTSMLMISKIPMRKMHAAAVPPNWAAPLLAILAICAAAAVLAPYVLIWVIIVAYLCHVPFAVRNQRWLAVHPEVWGEKPEQRRAVRRANRRAQPSRRPIVRLGRPGGRSMARLGLRKPGGRLP, encoded by the coding sequence ATGACCAACAAGATTCGGGGCCGGGCGGTCAACCTGCAGATCCTGCCCAGTGCGATGACGGTGTTGTCGATCTGCGCGGGACTGACGTCGATCAAGTTCGCTCTCGAGCACCAGCCGAAGGCGGCGATGGCGCTGATCGCCGCGGCGGCGATTCTCGACGGGCTGGACGGCCGGGTGGCCCGCATCCTGGACGCGCAGTCGCGCATGGGCGAGGAGATCGACTCGCTGGCCGACGCGGTGAACTTCGGCGTGACTCCGGCGATCGTGCTCTACGTGACGCTGTTGTCGACGTCTCCGGCCGGCTGGATCGTTGTGCTGCTGTACGCGGTCTGCGTGGTGCTGCGGCTGGCGAGGTTCAACGCGCTGCAGGACGACGGATCCCGGCCCGCCTACGCGCACGAGTTCTTCGTCGGAATGCCCGCGCCGGCCGGCGCGATCTCGATGATCGGCCTCATCGGGCTCAAGCTGCAGTTCGGCGATGGCTGGTGGTCGTCCACGGTGTTCCTCTGCCTGTGGATCACCGGGACGTCGATGCTGATGATCAGCAAAATCCCGATGCGCAAGATGCACGCCGCGGCAGTCCCACCGAACTGGGCGGCGCCACTGCTGGCCATCCTCGCGATTTGCGCGGCGGCGGCGGTGCTGGCCCCTTACGTCCTCATCTGGGTCATCATCGTCGCTTACCTGTGCCACGTCCCCTTCGCGGTGCGCAACCAGCGCTGGCTGGCCGTGCACCCCGAGGTGTGGGGCGAAAAGCCCGAGCAACGGCGCGCGGTGCGACGAGCCAACCGCCGCGCACAGCCCAGCCGGCGCCCCATTGTCCGGCTGGGACGACCCGGCGGACGATCGATGGCGCGACTCGGGCTGCGTAAGCCGGGTGGACGCTTGCCATGA
- a CDS encoding TetR/AcrR family transcriptional regulator: MGMRESILDSALQCFTEDGYERTTVARIRERCGVSNGALFHHFSSKDAIAGALYVEAMQSVQDGFWNVIRQNPATLREAIGGVVRQLMGWIEDNPDRARFLYGRGHLDWTTEAGGQLQDLNRGLTDTYQNWLAPFIARGEAKDFPMPVVIAIVTGPVHAIAQRWLAGQLPDPLLHYADDLIDAAVAGMSGVPTRRPRRQQPPAQGRVRIQLLGSEGSVIAEGDAVAELTPVPPAR, from the coding sequence ATGGGCATGCGCGAAAGCATTTTGGACTCGGCTCTGCAGTGCTTTACCGAGGACGGGTACGAGCGGACCACGGTCGCGCGGATTCGAGAGCGCTGTGGCGTATCCAATGGTGCTCTGTTTCATCACTTTTCGTCGAAAGATGCGATCGCGGGTGCGCTTTACGTCGAGGCCATGCAATCGGTTCAGGACGGCTTCTGGAACGTGATTCGGCAAAACCCGGCGACGTTGCGGGAGGCCATCGGCGGCGTGGTTCGCCAACTGATGGGTTGGATTGAGGACAACCCGGATCGTGCGCGTTTCCTCTATGGCCGAGGCCACCTCGACTGGACCACCGAGGCCGGTGGGCAGCTGCAGGACTTGAACCGCGGCCTGACCGACACCTATCAAAACTGGTTGGCGCCCTTCATCGCCCGTGGTGAGGCGAAGGACTTTCCGATGCCAGTGGTGATCGCGATCGTGACCGGGCCGGTGCACGCCATCGCCCAGCGATGGCTGGCCGGCCAACTGCCGGACCCGCTGCTGCATTATGCCGACGATTTGATCGATGCGGCCGTTGCCGGCATGAGCGGTGTCCCGACCAGGCGACCGCGGCGACAGCAACCGCCGGCCCAGGGCCGAGTTCGTATCCAGCTGCTGGGTAGCGAGGGTTCGGTCATCGCGGAAGGTGACGCGGTCGCCGAACTAACACCGGTGCCACCCGCGCGCTGA
- a CDS encoding TetR/AcrR family transcriptional regulator, with translation MAPPRKHETDVILDAARALVLDGGPRAASVAAIAKSSGAPAGTLYHRFGNRDGILTAAWLRALERFQSRAMGAYADTPTDIAVAMAVSAISFARELPQDARLLLTIRPADLLDDEPDAQFQETVAAMNAPLIERVGVLARKLYGRKDSRSVDAVSRAIVDLPYAVVRRHARDDPMPSWLEADVAVSVRAVLDSFGERA, from the coding sequence ATGGCACCTCCGCGGAAGCATGAAACCGATGTGATCCTCGACGCAGCCCGAGCGCTGGTGCTCGACGGCGGACCGCGCGCGGCCAGTGTCGCGGCGATCGCGAAATCCAGCGGCGCACCGGCCGGCACGTTGTATCACCGCTTCGGCAACCGCGACGGCATCCTGACGGCGGCGTGGTTGCGCGCGCTGGAACGCTTCCAGTCTCGGGCGATGGGCGCATACGCCGACACACCGACCGACATCGCGGTGGCGATGGCAGTGTCCGCGATCAGCTTCGCGCGCGAACTCCCGCAGGACGCGCGGCTGTTGCTGACCATCCGTCCGGCTGACCTGCTCGACGACGAGCCCGACGCGCAATTCCAGGAGACGGTGGCCGCGATGAATGCGCCGCTGATCGAACGGGTCGGTGTGCTGGCTCGAAAACTCTATGGGCGCAAGGATTCCCGGTCCGTTGACGCTGTCTCACGCGCGATCGTCGACCTGCCCTATGCCGTCGTCCGGCGGCACGCGCGCGACGATCCGATGCCGTCCTGGCTGGAGGCCGACGTCGCGGTGTCGGTGCGTGCGGTGTTAGACAGCTTTGGCGAACGCGCGTAG
- a CDS encoding MFS transporter: MTQPSRAAVRPAHRAGLLAKLRETAPTSRVMLVAVMVSMVAFLDSTVVNLALPATERELGGGLCLQQWVVDGYLLALAAAILPGGSISDLFGRVPVMRFGLATFGVGSVLAATAASPVMLIAGRVIQGLGAAFLVPGSLAMINSTFAPADRHKAIGTWTGWTGTAFAIGPLLGGLAVDLLSWRWIYALSAVPIVIGFALTFWLCPVPRPAQRAGLDVRGAVLAAIGLAATVDALIEAGQHGWSGRIVATLIVGIAALLAFVSWQRRAPHPLIPLRLFTVRNFAAANLVTAFVYGAIAMASLAVALYTQEVAGYCATVAALATLPNPILSFLFAKRVGGLSARIGPHVFLTAGPILAGLGLLLIRPGAGFNIVTHLLPGTTVLAIGLLLTTTPLGALNLSSVDAARSGIAAAVQNAVGRTSALTSVASVGLIAAGTLTDASFTRLLQIAAALFFIAALIATVCVVNPRHATESVTCVPAGPGYVRR; this comes from the coding sequence GTGACCCAACCGTCTCGCGCGGCCGTGCGACCCGCACACCGCGCAGGATTGCTCGCGAAACTGCGCGAGACGGCGCCCACCAGCCGGGTCATGCTGGTGGCGGTCATGGTGTCGATGGTCGCCTTCCTCGACAGCACCGTGGTGAACCTGGCACTGCCGGCCACCGAGCGCGAACTCGGCGGAGGCCTGTGCTTGCAGCAGTGGGTCGTCGACGGCTACCTGCTGGCTTTGGCGGCCGCAATCCTGCCCGGTGGATCCATCTCCGATCTGTTCGGCCGAGTGCCGGTCATGCGTTTCGGGCTGGCGACCTTCGGGGTGGGCTCGGTGCTGGCGGCCACCGCGGCTTCGCCGGTGATGCTGATCGCGGGCCGTGTCATCCAGGGTCTGGGTGCGGCGTTTTTGGTGCCCGGGTCGCTGGCAATGATCAACTCCACGTTCGCCCCCGCGGACCGTCACAAAGCCATCGGCACCTGGACCGGCTGGACCGGTACCGCCTTCGCGATCGGCCCGCTACTGGGCGGACTGGCGGTGGACCTGCTGAGCTGGCGATGGATCTATGCGCTGTCGGCCGTCCCGATCGTCATCGGTTTCGCCTTGACGTTTTGGCTGTGCCCGGTGCCCCGACCGGCCCAACGCGCCGGCCTCGATGTCCGCGGGGCGGTATTGGCCGCGATCGGGCTGGCCGCCACCGTCGATGCGCTGATCGAGGCCGGGCAGCACGGCTGGTCCGGCCGCATCGTCGCCACGCTGATCGTGGGGATCGCGGCACTGCTGGCGTTCGTGAGCTGGCAACGGCGTGCCCCGCACCCGCTCATACCGCTGCGCCTGTTCACGGTCCGTAACTTCGCCGCCGCCAACCTGGTCACCGCGTTCGTCTACGGCGCCATCGCCATGGCCTCCCTCGCCGTCGCGCTCTACACCCAGGAGGTCGCGGGCTACTGCGCGACGGTCGCGGCCTTGGCCACCCTGCCCAACCCGATCCTGTCGTTTCTGTTCGCCAAACGCGTCGGCGGATTGTCCGCGCGCATCGGACCGCACGTGTTCCTGACGGCGGGTCCGATCCTGGCCGGACTGGGACTGCTGCTGATCCGACCCGGTGCCGGATTCAACATCGTCACGCATCTGCTGCCCGGGACGACGGTGCTGGCCATTGGATTGCTCCTCACCACAACACCATTGGGCGCGTTGAACCTGTCTTCGGTTGACGCGGCCCGCAGCGGAATCGCGGCGGCTGTGCAAAACGCGGTGGGTCGTACGTCGGCGCTGACCTCTGTGGCGAGCGTGGGTTTGATCGCGGCGGGAACGCTCACCGATGCCAGTTTCACCCGGTTGCTGCAGATCGCCGCGGCACTGTTCTTCATCGCCGCCTTGATCGCCACCGTCTGCGTCGTCAATCCACGGCATGCGACCGAATCCGTTACGTGTGTGCCGGCAGGCCCAGGATATGTTCGGCGATGA